The following nucleotide sequence is from Xiphophorus maculatus strain JP 163 A chromosome 22, X_maculatus-5.0-male, whole genome shotgun sequence.
TTACCAagttctgctggaaaatgaaatcagcatccATAAACATCTGGATGGGTTTTGCTTCTCAATGCTCGTACAGCTGCTAATATCCCTATTGCTTGTGCACTTTTTCCCTCCATTCAACTTTCCATCCATATGCTTGGACACAGCCATTTATTGACAGCCAGCTTCTATAGGAATTACACCATAAAATAGCCAAAGTAAGAAgaagtttataaaaacaacagtgGTTGACTTCAACATATTGGCATTTtatagaattaaaaataataaaaaggagaaTACGTGTAAACACATTGCAGACTGAGAATATAAATAACTCAGTTAGGCTTGAAtaccaagaaataaaaaaatatatacgtTAGTTTTAGACATCATAATGTGAAGAGACAGGTTGTTACAACGTTTAGGCGCAGCTACAACAAATCTGATCACCTGATCTCCATGAACATTTGGGAGTGTATAGAGTTATGGATGATTTAACTTACTTAAACACTGAATCAGCTTCACACTATAGTCCCACACTGTCAGGACTTGCAATACCTTATCtggtttttaatgtttacagtTGAATTATTTGCACACCATGGAGCGTCCTGCCCTGAAAAAGAGTCCGACTTGCATCAATTGGACAAATAAAGAAAGACTCGGGACGGGAGGCTTTGGGCATGTCTACCTGTACCAACACAATGTAAGTTTTAAACAATCCATCTGTTGTCCCGAAGAGAAGAAAGTCCGGGCTGATCCTTCTCAAATTTTACTCCTCATCTATTCTGGGAGCAGGAGACGGGAGAGAAGATTGCTGTGAAACTTTGCCGCCTGGACCTGAATGTGAAGAATAAAGAACGCTGGAGCAGGGAGATTCAAATCATGAGGAAGTAAGGGTTTTATTGTATGATTGTGTTGATCATATAGTGTGTTAATAATTTACACCCCACATCtcaaacttaaaacaaacaaacaacatatttgttgcaatttttgttttacaggcTGAACCATGTGAATATTGTTCAGGCCAGAGAAGTTCCAGAAGATGTGACCTCCATCGCTCTCAATGACCTACCTCTGCTTGCCATGGAGTACTGTGCCAAAGGAGATCTACGCAAGGTACCAAAGAATTGTTTTATAAAGAACttaaataagtgtttttaaactttggaGCTTAACAGatcaaatgattttatttaggtgcTGAATAAGCCAGAAAACTGTTGTGGACTGAAGGAGAGTGAAGTCCTGTCACTTCTGAGTGACATTGGTAAAGTTTTCATCTGCcttcagtttgattaaaagctcaCTTTAATTACATATTGATAATATATGTAAACTgactttattttgtgaaaacaggCTCTGGTATCCAGTATCTCCATGAAAATAAGATTATTCACAGAGACCTAAAACCAGAGAACATTGTTCTGCAAGAGATTGGTGGAAAGGTCTGCAATTTCTATTGTCTTACATGCATTTTGCCATTGTAGTGTGTAACACTGAACAAATGTTACTCCTTTGTTTAGTGTTTAACTTTGTAAATGTGggtttctgctctgcagcttgTCCATAAAATCATAGACCTGGGATATGCGAAAGATCTGGATCAAGGAAGTCTTTGTACATCCTTTGTTGGAACTCTTCAGTATCTGGTAAGTAAGTGTTGCATTAGTGACTGATGTCTACTCAGATAATAGTCCAAAATTTTAAGCTTAAcctcttgtgtttgtgtggcagGCTCCAGAGTTGTTTGAGAGTAAGCCATACACTGTGACGGTGGATTACTGGAGCTTTGGGACGGTTATTTTTGAATGCATTTGCGGTTTTAGACCCTTCCTGCACAACATGCAGCCAGTACAGTGGTAAGTCAATAATACATAATCGTTATTTACTCAGGATCTTCAGAATATTCCAGGTTAGGTAGAATTGTTCATTTCCAGCAACTCATCAATTTTGATAAAAACGTAATGATGTCCACCGAATTATCCTGTGTAACCAACCAAACGTCATCGCTGTCAAAGCTGGCTGTTCATAAATgattggaaagttgagtggaataTTCTCCAAGCTGTTTAGACTCTGCTGAGAAACACGACAAAACTTCAGGCAGTGACACTTGTCATCTGTAACAAAGTTAAACTACCTGTACAACCTGTTTATGGTCCAGGTGTTTCCTCATGCTGTCTCCAGTGTCAACCAGTGACACTGTCTCCAACCAAATGCACGTTTCacaatgatgtttttattggagAACCAAACGGTTTGTGGCATCAAATAACATGCAAATAAGAGGGTAGAAAATTTCCAAACGTCTTTCTTGACATGAATGAAATAATTCAGCAGGAACATCGCAGTACTCAAGAGTTGATTAACTAAGAAACCCAAATAATATTAAATGTACTTCTCTTACTCTgaacagataaataaatcatttctagTAAGAGGTGAGACATGATGCatgaaaaccataaaatatGGCCAGACAGGACTGCAGTCTTCCGTCTCAGGATTGTGGCACACCCTGCCAGAAGATAACCAAAAGAATTGAAGTAGCGGATGTGGCCGCTTGTCCACATTTGGCCCTGAGGCCAGAGTTTGATTCTTCCAGTTCCTTGATCCACTTGCTGGAATGCTCTGCagtcatttaaagaaaatacatgttGAGCTTTATTTTTGATACGTACATGAGCTTGTCAAATAGGCTTGCTAAAAGTTTAGTAATGGTGACCAAGCCGTCTGGGAGCTGAGCCGACTTTAAGAGCTTGTAACAAATTGAAGCTTTCAGAAAGAGGATAAAGTGATTGAAGATAAGGGAGCTTGCACGGCATATGAGTCATAGAAAGGTtccttttgaacattttgaggGATTTAGGATCTTTTTttgatttgcatattttctttgttttgtagGATAAACAAAGTCAAGAACAAAGGTCTTAAAGACATTATGGCGGTAGAGGACATGAATGGAGAAATTCGGTTCTCAGCACATCTGTCATATCCCAACAACCTCAGCAAGTAAAgacagaaatacaattttttcTGATCTACCAGTGTAGATTACCTCATTGTGAGAAACTAGTGTCCCAAatatgagtgtgtgtatgttttgCCTGTGTTACCAGGCCGCTACTGGAGCCAATTGAGTGTCTCCTTCAGATGCTCCTACTCTGGGATCCTGCTTTCCGTGGCGGAGGTCTGgatccaaaaacaaacaagccacGATGTTTCACCTTACTGGACAAAATTCTCAACATGAAGGTTGAAAACATTAATAGTATTTTTGCCTGAAAGCTTTTATCCAAACTACAGCCAAGCAAATCTCTAACTATTAACATTCTGCCTGTGTTGTTTCAGGTTATGCACGTCTTGGACATGACGTCAGCCCAGCTGCACTCGATGGTTTTGGGTGTTGAGGAGAGTTTTCTCTGCCTGCAGCGTCGTCTGGAGGCTCAGACTCAGGCACACATCTCTCCTGAGAgtcaggagctgctgctggagacaGGAAACTCCCTTGACCCACGGTGGGCGCCCATGCAGTGTCTGCCAGACGGTTTGGTATGTGACACAAATAAGTCAGACATATAGTTGCTTATGCTGCTGTGGCAAACAGTGTCCACTCTCTTTAGGCACATGtttgttgttaaaattgtcCTGTTCTTCGTCTTTGATTTTCAGCAGTgaatttatctttgtttttgtggaactttgtgtttctgaaaatgaacaaaatgtgtgATTAGtttgcaacaacaaacaaagcagTGGATATGAAGTAAGCATGGAAATCGTGGTGTAACGTACCCACATGTACCAAATAAACGCAGTGTTGTTTTATACCTGAACATATGCAGATTGTTTGCTactaactttaaaaagtgatgtTGTGAAAAATActaggtctggatgaaaagctctgccaggcagagacaacacttgagttttataccaaggataagaaattcaaaacaaggggagagacagtctggttctgatgcagctgtagaaaacaacttccaacctaGTACATATAACCCAAATAGTtattttggtgagagttcacaagcatttcatataacatgatcagcagatgttaaCTTGTAGTAATTTTCCACCACAGTGACATCAAATAATACCAGACAGGACTGTTCCTAAACTACTATTGTTTGAGAACATTGAGGTTTCTCTTTCGAATTCTTGAAAATATCTTTTAACAGTAATAAGTTGTGTAGCTTGTTCTGCACTTAACTGAATGACTCACCTGAAGAAATGTCAACCTGAATGTTAGCATTCCTGGTATCAGCTAGAGTCCAAATCCAGCTGACTCCAGCATTGAACCAGTCCAAAATGCTACACAGCATATCAGATTCAATCATGACCAGTCTCTCTGACCATAGGAAAGTTTCCAACAGCTGCCCTTTCATGGAGCATTCAACTATATCTTGTACACTAGATTGTCTTAATATCCAAACAACTCCAAGGagattttattctcaaatgTCCACACAGTCTAATTACAAAATTCCATCCATTTGCCCCTCCTTCTATTTCTCCCTTCCCTGTTAATTCTATCATAtccactttttatttgtctatcTTGGTTGAATCAAACTAAAGTAAATACcaaactgattttgttgttgttgttgttcgtttagtttttttgtgtgccaTTACAACCCTGATGGAAACTATAGACTacaatttgttttccttctgacTATCTGGCAAGTGTaattcttttataaataaattacctCCACATTATGTGGGCAATGTACTTTTAAATTctattactttttcataaaCTAAGAATAGACTTGCACCTAATGTCAGggtctttattttgttttttctttttaaaaaaatattatttcttggCACTTTTAGCGCGGCTGGGACGCCTCCATAGTGTTCCTGTTTGATAAGAGCCTTACCAAGTACTCAGGACCCCTGACTGCCAGACCCCTGCCAGACAGTGTTAACTTTATCGGTAagacattttactcaacaagatttttttttacttctggaAAATTTTGACAGTTAATTTTAGAAATAGTTTATATTTCATTGTGTAAAATCTGCAAGATTTTGACCTTTTATACTGTTCAGACATCACATGAATGCATGTTCTGACTGATTTAGATGACGGTAGTCAAGCCTCCCTAGTCACACATTATTATAATCTGACCTGAATTGTCAGGTCCATGTTTCCTGCTTTACttgcaaataaacacacagtcaCTCCATACAGTggagcagcaacaacaaaattgcatttgcatttcagtttttccacaCCAGTAAAACATCAGACTGCTGCCAGCTGCTCTACACAAGTTTATTGTTCACTGAGATATATAATTTGGTTAAAATACAAGAAAGTTTAATGGGAATGAAAACCTTGATGACATATAACTTTGGATTATTGCGCtcttaaagaaactgaaatcatTGTAGTTCAAAGAATTGTATATCTTgtatcatttttatcttttcctaTTGATTTACTTCTTTCTTCAGTTGTAGGCAGTTACCTTTGACCAATATTTGTACTTCTCATGGCgttgtgacatttttattatgatgttttttatgtCTACTATAATCTAGAGTTAAAAAGAGTAAGgtagttttatttctctgatatggccaataaaaacacaaacaattccCGGACCTTATATACTTTTGTTGGCAAGCAGCTCATCACCTGTCCCTCCTAATTCTTCTCCAACAAGTCATGCTGCGATTTTGTAGAGTTTTTTCAATGACAAAATTCAAAGAACAAGATGAGCAATGTGTCatttagaaaatgcaaatatttcttgGAAATCCCTTCTGACTTGAAAGTGGGAAGCATTttatctgatttaatgtcagtcGGTCAGATAAAATGTTTGGAGTGCTTTCACACTTTGGTTTAGTTCTTGATGGATTCAATTGAATTACCCAGGATGGTAGTACCATGTTTGAATCGGATCTATGAATACTGCTCTGGTtccttttattcatttgtaataCATTCTTTAAATGCTACGTTCATAATAATTAggtgtcatttattttttatgcctCCTGTTTTATGCTCAGTCAGGGAAACAAAGACACAGCTGCCCCTGTCTCCTCTTAGAAAGGTGTGGGGGGAAGCCCTCAGCTACATATGTGGTCTTAAGGAGGACTACCTGCGGCTGTACCAGGGGCAGAGAGCTGCAATGTAAGTGCCTCAAAACGCCCTAAACACACTAACTCATTCAAACTTGCTTACTGTATTATTTATATGTCTGCAGGTTAAGTCTGCTGCGTTACAACTCAACCTTGACGCAGTACAAGCACCGCCTCTTCTCCTACTCACAGCAGCTCCACGCTAAGTTAGCCATCTTTAAGACCAGCATCCAGCAGGATCTCGAGCAATACACCAAACAGAGCAACAGCGGCATCTGTCAGTAGTGATTCATTTCTTCCTGTGATACGCATAgctgtttttctgaaaactCAAGTGAACTTCCTGCTTCTATGTGTTTATGTGAAGCCTCGGAGAAGATGCAGCGGGCATGgcaagaaaatgaacagaaagcTGATGGGTTTACACAGGTATGGAATCTGTAAACATCATGGTGGCATAACACAACACAATGctctgatgaaaaaaaaaatcagtgctTAGGGATATTTTGTGCTGTAGGTTGCAAACGTGTCGGGTCTTGATGAAGAGATATTAGCGCTACACTCTGAAATCGTGGAGCTACAGCGGAGTCCGTTTGCCAGGAGACAAGGAGATGTGATGGAGAAGTTGtcagtagcttttttttttagttattttttacaagTGTCCATATACAGTAGTTATGAGATAGTTTCTTCTCTGTCAATTGACTTTAATTGTTTAATCCAGTTATTATGcctaataaaaactttaaaaagctataaaaaattTTGACAAATGTCAACCCTGACACAAACAAATGAGCACACTGTGCTCATTTGTTTACCATTTGTCTCTTTTCCAGTGAAGAAAAGGCTGTCGAACTCTACAAGCAActgaaaactaaatgcaaaagTTAGTACAAAAGTTACAGATTCAAAACGTCAAATTTCAGCTACCTGGAATTGAAAATAATGGAAtagaatttaatagaaaaatgcTTTATCATGATATATTTATTAGACAGAATTCTACATAGCAGTTATTTCAGTTTAGTTTCAACATTATGTTTTATGGattattaaaaaccaaaattacGTTAAGACCAATGAAAAGAgaacttttaatacaaaactgTCAACTTACTTAAAGTGTGTTTATGTATATGAAATATGTATTCTATACTTGATAAGAGCTCTTTTTAATTCAGCTTTTGGGTTAAAGAAGGCAGTTGGACTGTGATACACTGAGGTGTTATCCCAACTTTTTTTTGCCGCAGTTTTTcgttccactcaactttctattaaTGTGTAAACTTTCTTGTGGATGGTGTCCATTACTTGCTGATGGATAGTGATTTTCCCTGTGATTGTGTTAGCAATAACATGGCAATGACATAAGAGCTTTTAATCTTTTCCCCAttggttttatgtaattttggtttttaattatctttaaGTGATTACCATCGAATTTACACTTTAAATTTACactctgaaacaaaataaataaaaaatcaactgTGTGTAATTCCTTTTTATAATGTATCTGattttttgaactgaattactaaaataactaaCATGTTTCCTGCAGGTAACGACCCTCCACATGGCTACAGTGATAGCTCAGACATGGTGCGGACAATACTCCAAACGGTTCAGAATCAGGACAGAGCTTTAAAAGACCTCTACACTCATCTAAGGTAATTTACTCAAGTGTTTTATTTAGGTACACAAACAGATTAGTAAATCTCAGTGCAGCtgaattgacattttattgcgtttctgtctttttggggctgtttgtttttgcagtgcgatCCTGATGTGTAAGCAGCGCATCGTGGATTTGTTCCCTAAACTAGAAAAGGCCGTTGTGAACATCAAAGCTGCAGAAACTGAAGTGATGCAAATGCaaacaaagagacagaaagagttCTGGTTCCTTCTCAAAATTGCTTGTGTAAGTATGTCATAAGAGCTCAATAAATATTGCTAAAGCTCTGCA
It contains:
- the LOC102226088 gene encoding inhibitor of nuclear factor kappa-B kinase subunit alpha-like, coding for MERPALKKSPTCINWTNKERLGTGGFGHVYLYQHNETGEKIAVKLCRLDLNVKNKERWSREIQIMRKLNHVNIVQAREVPEDVTSIALNDLPLLAMEYCAKGDLRKVLNKPENCCGLKESEVLSLLSDIGSGIQYLHENKIIHRDLKPENIVLQEIGGKLVHKIIDLGYAKDLDQGSLCTSFVGTLQYLAPELFESKPYTVTVDYWSFGTVIFECICGFRPFLHNMQPVQWINKVKNKGLKDIMAVEDMNGEIRFSAHLSYPNNLSKPLLEPIECLLQMLLLWDPAFRGGGLDPKTNKPRCFTLLDKILNMKVMHVLDMTSAQLHSMVLGVEESFLCLQRRLEAQTQAHISPESQELLLETGNSLDPRWAPMQCLPDGLRGWDASIVFLFDKSLTKYSGPLTARPLPDSVNFIVRETKTQLPLSPLRKVWGEALSYICGLKEDYLRLYQGQRAAMLSLLRYNSTLTQYKHRLFSYSQQLHAKLAIFKTSIQQDLEQYTKQSNSGISSEKMQRAWQENEQKADGFTQVANVSGLDEEILALHSEIVELQRSPFARRQGDVMEKFEEKAVELYKQLKTKCKSNDPPHGYSDSSDMVRTILQTVQNQDRALKDLYTHLSAILMCKQRIVDLFPKLEKAVVNIKAAETEVMQMQTKRQKEFWFLLKIACAQSNSQLSSLKQKQPSDGETVQQLLDENQRYLNHLTSLMQDATQELKQSVMDQDWSWVEFGANKVDSQ